A portion of the Celeribacter baekdonensis genome contains these proteins:
- the folE2 gene encoding GTP cyclohydrolase FolE2: protein MNMHPSDLEISSERAKAEAALAVLRDWASRATPTEVAELDPAISRLLPEADDFANYPALRRAYPEDFEASEAYRDTLPDLQNGPESLIKGAKRQIQHVGISNFRLPIRFHSRDSHDAGGDLTLETSVTGTVSLEAEKKGINMSRIMRSFYKHSERTFSFDVIQAALRDYKADLNSFDARIQMRFSFPVKRASLRSGLSGYQYYDIALELVETNGKMTEIMHLDYVYSSTCPCSLELSEHARRTRHQLATPHSQRSVARISVEVRDRADTLWFEDLIDLCRAAVPTETQVMVKREDEQAFAELNAANPIFVEDAARLFAQNLENDPRIGDFRIIASHQESLHSHDAVSVLTEGETFAAQSLDPKLFATLFHVG, encoded by the coding sequence ATGAACATGCACCCAAGCGACCTTGAGATTTCATCTGAGCGGGCCAAAGCCGAGGCGGCTTTGGCCGTTTTGCGTGACTGGGCGAGCCGCGCCACGCCGACCGAAGTGGCCGAACTTGATCCGGCCATTTCGCGGCTTTTGCCGGAGGCGGATGATTTCGCCAATTATCCGGCGCTGCGGCGCGCCTACCCCGAGGATTTCGAGGCCTCAGAGGCCTATCGCGACACGCTGCCTGATTTGCAAAACGGGCCTGAAAGCCTGATCAAAGGCGCGAAACGTCAGATTCAGCATGTCGGGATTTCGAATTTCCGTCTGCCGATCCGGTTTCACAGCCGTGACAGTCATGATGCGGGGGGCGATCTGACACTTGAGACCTCGGTCACTGGCACGGTCAGTTTGGAGGCAGAGAAAAAGGGCATCAACATGTCCCGGATCATGCGCTCCTTTTACAAACATTCCGAGCGCACGTTTTCCTTTGACGTGATCCAAGCCGCCCTGCGCGATTACAAAGCCGATCTCAACAGTTTCGATGCCCGCATTCAGATGCGGTTTTCTTTCCCGGTCAAACGTGCCTCGCTGCGCTCTGGTCTGAGCGGCTATCAGTATTATGACATCGCTTTGGAGCTGGTGGAGACCAACGGGAAAATGACAGAAATCATGCATTTGGACTATGTGTATAGCTCCACTTGCCCCTGTTCTCTTGAACTTTCCGAACATGCGCGCCGCACCCGACATCAATTGGCCACACCGCATTCACAACGCTCCGTGGCGCGGATTTCGGTTGAGGTGCGGGATCGGGCGGACACGCTTTGGTTCGAAGACCTGATTGATCTGTGTCGTGCGGCCGTGCCGACCGAGACACAAGTCATGGTCAAGCGCGAAGATGAACAAGCCTTTGCGGAACTGAATGCCGCCAATCCGATTTTCGTTGAAGATGCGGCCCGCTTGTTTGCGCAAAACCTCGAAAATGACCCTCGGATCGGTGATTTTCGCATCATCGCCTCGCATCAAGAAAGCCTGCATTCTCATGATGCGGTCTCTGTGCTGACCGAGGGCGAAACGTTCGCGGCGCAAAGCCTTGATCCCAAACTCTTTGCCACACTTTTCCACGTTGGTTGA